A window of the Cellvibrio sp. pealriver genome harbors these coding sequences:
- a CDS encoding YicC/YloC family endoribonuclease gives MPRSMTGFSRREAKLPWGTLVWEIRSVNHRYLEPSFRLPEDFREIEPHLRDAMRKALQRGKVEASLSVQWEQEGESELGINLAKVSQLTKSAQQINGLLGSAAAPVNALDILRWPGVIQKQELDREALHKAALELFESALEGLIEHRSREGAELEQLIINRLDSVSVQVANVRARMPEILAAQREKLQTKLAALQIELDPERLEQEIVLLAQKADVDEELDRLDTHVIEVKRSLKQTDSLGRRLDFLMQELNREANTLSSKSVVSETTQAAVELKVLIEQMREQVQNIE, from the coding sequence ATGCCACGTAGTATGACTGGATTCTCCCGCCGCGAAGCCAAACTCCCCTGGGGAACATTGGTGTGGGAAATCCGCAGTGTGAATCACCGCTACCTCGAACCCAGCTTCCGTTTACCGGAAGATTTCCGCGAAATTGAACCCCACCTTCGCGATGCCATGCGCAAAGCACTGCAGCGCGGCAAAGTTGAAGCCAGCCTGAGTGTGCAATGGGAACAGGAAGGCGAATCGGAACTCGGCATCAACCTCGCCAAAGTGTCGCAGCTAACCAAGTCCGCCCAACAAATTAATGGCCTGTTAGGCAGCGCCGCTGCACCGGTCAATGCACTGGATATTTTGCGCTGGCCGGGCGTGATCCAAAAACAGGAACTGGATCGCGAAGCACTGCATAAAGCTGCGCTGGAATTATTTGAATCGGCATTGGAGGGATTAATTGAACATCGCTCACGAGAAGGTGCCGAGCTTGAACAATTAATTATTAACCGCCTCGATAGCGTCTCGGTTCAAGTCGCCAATGTACGTGCACGCATGCCGGAAATTCTGGCGGCGCAACGCGAAAAATTGCAAACCAAACTCGCTGCCCTGCAAATCGAATTAGACCCGGAGAGACTGGAGCAGGAAATTGTCCTTCTCGCACAAAAAGCCGATGTCGATGAAGAGTTGGATCGCCTTGACACTCATGTAATTGAAGTCAAGCGCAGCTTAAAACAAACCGACTCCCTTGGCCGTCGCTTGGATTTTTTAATGCAGGAACTAAACCGCGAAGCCAATACACTTTCATCAAAATCCGTTGTGAGTGAAACAACGCAAGCAGCGGTCGAATTAAAAGTGTTGATTGAGCAGATGCGCGAGCAGGTGCAGAATATTGAGTAA
- a CDS encoding S41 family peptidase produces the protein MSSYPAALFALALSSGTVVADEAKPAATGGLLPLEELRTFTRVYDHVRSGYVDEIDDAQLLEYAIKGMIAELDPHSAYLDKEAFAELQASTSGEFGGIGLEVSIDEGFVKVVTPIDESPSAKAGILAGDVVIRIDDKPVKGMDLNKAVNLMRGPKNSSIHITVMREGVDQPIEFNLVRDIIKVQSVRTRVLEEDYFYIRLAQFQLDTGKDVAKKLREQLKKNPDTKGIILDLRNNPGGVLQSSVEVADAFLDGGQVVYTQGRQENSNISYNAEAGDITNNLPLVVLINDGSASASEIVAGALQDHKRAVIMGTRSFGKGSVQSVIPISNDRAIKLTTALYYTPNGRSIQAQGIEPDVDVERVQIAAIQQGLMTTEADLARHLGNGKGGKESTSKDRASRRISSAELLKEDNQLHEALNLLKGLHIFIQSSPLAAGTAEMSPDIAPDIVIQPEDPTDSGE, from the coding sequence ATGTCATCTTATCCTGCCGCTCTGTTTGCACTGGCATTGTCCTCCGGCACAGTGGTTGCCGATGAAGCCAAGCCTGCCGCCACTGGTGGCTTGCTGCCGCTGGAAGAGCTGCGCACGTTTACACGCGTCTATGATCACGTGCGCAGCGGCTATGTCGATGAAATCGATGATGCGCAATTACTTGAATATGCCATCAAAGGCATGATCGCCGAGCTTGATCCACACTCGGCCTACCTCGACAAAGAAGCTTTTGCGGAATTGCAGGCCAGCACTTCAGGTGAATTTGGCGGCATAGGCCTGGAGGTGAGTATCGATGAAGGCTTTGTCAAAGTTGTCACGCCGATTGATGAAAGCCCCTCTGCAAAAGCCGGGATATTAGCCGGCGATGTGGTGATCCGCATTGATGACAAGCCGGTCAAAGGCATGGATTTAAATAAAGCCGTCAACCTGATGCGCGGCCCCAAAAACAGCAGTATCCATATTACTGTGATGCGCGAAGGCGTAGACCAGCCCATCGAATTCAATCTGGTGCGCGACATTATCAAAGTACAAAGTGTGCGCACACGGGTACTGGAAGAAGATTACTTTTATATCCGCCTGGCGCAATTCCAATTGGATACCGGCAAAGATGTCGCCAAAAAATTGCGTGAGCAGCTTAAGAAAAACCCCGACACCAAAGGCATCATTCTGGATTTGCGCAACAATCCCGGCGGGGTCTTGCAGTCTTCGGTTGAAGTCGCCGATGCCTTCCTCGACGGCGGACAGGTGGTTTACACCCAGGGCCGTCAGGAGAACAGCAATATCAGTTACAACGCTGAAGCGGGCGATATCACCAATAACCTGCCGCTTGTGGTGCTGATCAACGATGGTTCGGCATCCGCATCAGAAATTGTCGCCGGTGCTCTGCAAGACCATAAGCGCGCCGTGATTATGGGCACCCGCAGTTTTGGCAAAGGCTCGGTACAGTCGGTGATCCCAATCAGTAATGACCGCGCCATCAAACTCACTACCGCGCTTTACTACACACCTAACGGACGCTCAATCCAAGCACAGGGTATCGAGCCGGACGTTGATGTGGAGCGGGTGCAGATTGCCGCTATCCAACAAGGATTAATGACAACAGAAGCAGATCTGGCTCGTCATTTGGGCAACGGCAAAGGCGGCAAGGAAAGCACCAGTAAAGACCGTGCCAGCCGGAGAATCAGCAGTGCTGAATTGCTCAAAGAAGACAACCAGTTGCACGAAGCGCTCAATTTACTCAAAGGCCTGCACATTTTTATCCAGAGCTCACCATTAGCCGCAGGCACGGCAGAGATGAGCCCGGACATAGCACCGGATATCGTCATCCAACCCGAAGACCCCACCGATAGCGGCGAATAA
- a CDS encoding phosphate-starvation-inducible PsiE family protein yields the protein MKEQHEIKLLKVLDRIIHNCALAIACIMVLVIAWGVADILYVLYQRLMAPPFLLLEIKDIFATFGAFMAVLIAIEIYHNLILYTKGDHNPRLAVEIVLATALMAAARKVIIFDFNEMDASYIYATAAVIFALGVAYYIIVIMPRKKSDELNE from the coding sequence ATGAAAGAACAACATGAAATCAAGTTGTTAAAGGTACTAGATCGCATCATCCACAATTGTGCGCTGGCGATTGCCTGCATTATGGTGCTTGTTATTGCATGGGGTGTTGCCGATATTCTTTATGTACTCTATCAGCGCTTGATGGCACCACCATTTTTGCTGCTTGAAATCAAAGATATTTTTGCGACCTTCGGTGCTTTCATGGCCGTGTTGATTGCGATTGAGATCTATCATAACCTGATTTTGTACACCAAAGGCGATCACAATCCTCGGCTAGCTGTAGAAATCGTACTTGCAACCGCATTGATGGCAGCAGCGCGTAAAGTGATTATTTTTGATTTTAATGAAATGGATGCATCTTACATTTACGCAACTGCCGCCGTAATCTTTGCACTGGGAGTGGCGTATTACATAATTGTCATTATGCCGCGTAAAAAATCTGACGAACTAAATGAATAA
- a CDS encoding murein hydrolase activator EnvC: MKRFLILTKTFFACSLLTFALSGVYAQADEKAEMAKLQKEIEALQKELKEVQGTRSTLQKDLEKSEKQINELQKKANDINKQLKEQNNELNQLKNERSQLEQARQQQQAQIAEQMRAAHKLGEQSEVKVLLNQESPDQVSRIMKYHSYFMEAHNQKMRTYLDTITRIDALTPEIEKKTLELGAMQTELDAQRAQLKNVHQTRQQALAKVNSELKNKNQELKQLSEDRRRLQALLERVTSRVATTGAINSPGYVPLPKGGEKFSLRKGRLPWPTQGSMTHRFGSPRIAGQMNWNGAYIAAPMGNSVVAVHHGRVVFADYFGGHGLLVIVDHGEGFLSLYAHNQSLLKKAGEPVSAGEAIAHVGNSGGQAGTGLYFEIRHNGKPIDPGNWLARS; this comes from the coding sequence ATGAAGCGTTTTTTGATTCTGACCAAAACATTTTTCGCCTGCAGCCTGCTGACTTTTGCGCTGTCTGGCGTTTATGCACAAGCTGATGAAAAAGCTGAAATGGCGAAGCTGCAAAAAGAGATAGAAGCGCTGCAAAAAGAGCTCAAGGAAGTGCAGGGCACCCGCTCAACGCTGCAAAAAGATTTGGAAAAATCAGAAAAGCAAATCAACGAGCTGCAAAAAAAAGCCAACGACATTAATAAACAGCTTAAAGAGCAAAACAACGAATTAAACCAATTAAAAAACGAACGCAGCCAATTGGAGCAAGCGCGCCAACAGCAGCAGGCACAAATCGCCGAGCAAATGCGTGCAGCCCATAAATTGGGTGAGCAAAGCGAAGTCAAGGTGTTGCTGAATCAGGAATCACCCGATCAAGTATCGCGCATCATGAAATACCACAGTTATTTCATGGAAGCGCACAACCAAAAAATGCGCACCTACTTGGATACGATTACGCGGATTGATGCACTGACTCCCGAGATAGAAAAAAAAACGCTTGAGTTAGGTGCGATGCAAACGGAGCTGGATGCCCAGCGAGCGCAATTGAAAAACGTTCACCAAACACGCCAACAAGCGCTGGCCAAAGTGAACAGCGAGCTGAAAAATAAAAATCAGGAATTAAAACAGCTCAGTGAAGACCGTCGCCGCTTGCAAGCATTGCTGGAGCGTGTGACATCCCGCGTTGCCACCACAGGCGCTATCAACTCTCCCGGTTATGTTCCGCTACCCAAAGGTGGCGAGAAATTTTCACTGCGCAAAGGTCGCTTACCCTGGCCAACCCAAGGCAGTATGACCCACCGTTTTGGTAGCCCGCGCATTGCCGGCCAAATGAATTGGAATGGCGCTTACATTGCGGCCCCTATGGGCAATTCTGTTGTTGCAGTGCATCACGGCCGCGTCGTGTTTGCCGATTATTTTGGCGGCCACGGCCTTCTGGTAATTGTGGATCATGGCGAAGGCTTTCTGAGTTTGTATGCGCACAACCAAAGTCTGCTGAAAAAAGCCGGTGAGCCGGTGAGCGCAGGCGAGGCCATCGCCCATGTTGGTAACTCGGGCGGGCAGGCAGGAACCGGCTTATATTTTGAAATTCGCCACAACGGAAAGCCTATCGACCCGGGCAATTGGCTGGCACGCAGCTAG
- a CDS encoding DUF6316 family protein — MATTNRAGEQGSVPVRHGRYLQKDGYWYYTTREGVDIGPFDSRDDAEIGVGEFIDFIQASEPKVSDMLKQYRAA; from the coding sequence ATGGCTACTACAAACAGAGCAGGTGAACAAGGTTCAGTACCTGTGCGTCACGGGCGTTACCTACAAAAAGATGGCTACTGGTACTACACCACCCGTGAAGGGGTGGACATAGGCCCGTTTGATAGCCGCGACGATGCCGAAATCGGCGTCGGTGAATTTATCGACTTTATCCAGGCATCCGAACCCAAAGTGTCTGACATGCTTAAACAGTATCGTGCGGCCTAA
- the gpmI gene encoding 2,3-bisphosphoglycerate-independent phosphoglycerate mutase, whose protein sequence is MSAKKPVVLLILDGYGYSEKTKYNAIYAANTPVYDELWKTCPNTLIETSGMAVGLPEGQMGNSEVGHTTIGAGRVVYQSFTRINKSISDGDFFTNPEYVKAIDSAIANDKSVHILGLLSEGGVHAHQEHMYAMIKMAVQRGAKNVYLHAFLDGRDTPPRSAESSLQKAEDLFKELGTGRVASIVGRYFALDRDNRWDRVKAAYDVMVTGDAEYDALTAVDGLKAAYERGENDEFVKATVICGEDEEVATINDGDSVIFMNFRPDRAREITRALIDEPFDGFDRGETHPKIAHFVQTTEYASSIKAPIAFPPEDLSNSFGEYISGLGKTQLRIAETEKYAHVTFFFNGGNEVVYPGEDRILVPSPQVATYDLKPEMSAPEVTEKLVEAIESGKYDAIICNYANCDMVGHSGLMDAAVKAVEAVDVCLGKVLAAVKKVGGDALVTADHGNVEEMFDEETGQPHTQHSTLPVPFIFISPRKATMANGGSLADVAPTMLALLNVPQPKEMTGRNLITLG, encoded by the coding sequence ATGAGCGCCAAGAAACCTGTAGTTTTGCTGATCCTCGACGGTTACGGCTATTCGGAAAAAACCAAATACAACGCAATCTACGCCGCCAATACCCCGGTGTATGACGAGCTATGGAAAACCTGCCCCAATACCCTGATCGAAACATCCGGTATGGCGGTGGGCTTACCGGAAGGCCAAATGGGCAACTCCGAAGTTGGCCATACCACGATTGGCGCAGGCCGCGTGGTGTACCAAAGCTTTACCCGCATCAATAAATCCATTAGCGATGGCGATTTTTTTACCAACCCTGAATATGTCAAAGCGATTGATAGCGCCATCGCCAATGATAAATCGGTGCACATCCTCGGTTTGCTGTCTGAAGGCGGTGTGCATGCGCATCAGGAGCACATGTACGCGATGATCAAAATGGCCGTGCAGCGTGGAGCCAAAAACGTTTACCTGCACGCGTTCCTCGATGGCCGCGACACGCCGCCGCGCAGTGCTGAATCGTCGTTGCAAAAAGCCGAAGACCTGTTCAAAGAATTGGGCACCGGCCGCGTTGCGTCTATCGTTGGCCGCTACTTTGCACTCGACCGCGACAACCGCTGGGATCGCGTAAAAGCAGCCTATGATGTGATGGTCACGGGCGATGCTGAATACGATGCACTCACTGCCGTTGACGGTTTGAAAGCCGCTTACGAGCGCGGCGAAAACGACGAATTCGTAAAAGCCACTGTGATCTGTGGTGAAGATGAAGAAGTCGCGACCATTAACGATGGCGACTCAGTGATTTTCATGAACTTCCGCCCTGACCGCGCACGTGAAATTACCCGCGCGTTGATCGACGAACCATTCGATGGATTTGATCGCGGCGAAACCCATCCGAAGATTGCGCACTTTGTGCAAACCACCGAATACGCGTCCAGCATCAAAGCGCCTATCGCTTTCCCACCGGAAGATTTGAGTAATTCATTTGGTGAATATATTTCCGGCTTGGGCAAAACCCAATTGCGTATCGCTGAAACAGAAAAATACGCGCACGTTACCTTTTTCTTTAACGGCGGCAACGAAGTCGTGTATCCAGGTGAAGACCGCATTCTGGTTCCATCACCACAAGTGGCCACTTACGATTTGAAACCGGAAATGAGCGCACCGGAAGTGACCGAAAAATTGGTAGAAGCGATTGAGTCCGGCAAATACGATGCAATTATTTGCAACTACGCCAACTGCGATATGGTCGGCCACTCAGGCTTGATGGATGCTGCGGTGAAAGCGGTAGAAGCCGTGGATGTGTGTTTGGGTAAAGTACTTGCTGCAGTTAAAAAAGTTGGTGGCGATGCCTTGGTCACTGCTGACCACGGCAACGTAGAGGAAATGTTTGACGAAGAAACTGGCCAGCCTCATACACAGCACTCCACGCTGCCGGTGCCATTTATTTTTATCAGCCCACGCAAGGCAACAATGGCCAACGGCGGCTCACTGGCCGATGTAGCACCCACTATGCTGGCATTGCTGAATGTGCCACAACCCAAAGAAATGACTGGCCGCAATTTAATTACGCTCGGTTAA
- a CDS encoding rhodanese-like domain-containing protein, with translation MDFLNFVTQEWLLVTTLIVLIYIYVWRDRIKSGRPVSPHEVTKLVNAGNAVVVDLRESAEFKAGHIVGALNIPYAKLSKESTEVASYKDKTIILVDKLGQHAGAVGRFLGKEGFDVRRLGGGIAEWQAQSLPLVKGK, from the coding sequence GTGGATTTTTTAAATTTTGTAACCCAAGAGTGGCTGTTAGTCACCACCCTGATTGTGCTGATTTACATCTATGTCTGGCGCGACCGCATTAAAAGTGGCCGTCCGGTATCCCCCCATGAAGTGACCAAATTGGTGAATGCGGGGAATGCAGTGGTGGTCGATCTGCGCGAAAGTGCAGAGTTCAAAGCTGGCCACATTGTAGGGGCATTAAATATCCCTTACGCCAAGCTGAGCAAAGAATCCACCGAGGTAGCGTCTTATAAAGACAAAACCATCATTCTGGTGGATAAGCTTGGGCAGCACGCTGGTGCAGTTGGTCGTTTTCTGGGTAAAGAAGGTTTTGATGTGCGCCGTTTAGGCGGTGGCATCGCTGAATGGCAGGCGCAGAGTTTGCCTTTAGTTAAGGGTAAGTAG
- the grxC gene encoding glutaredoxin 3, with translation MARVLMYTTAVCPYCVNAKKLLAQKGVAVEEIRVDSQPHLRQEMMTKSGQRTVPQIWIGDTHVGGFTDLWALDKAGKLDPLLAQP, from the coding sequence ATGGCGCGCGTGTTGATGTACACCACTGCAGTTTGTCCTTATTGCGTTAATGCCAAAAAGCTGTTGGCGCAGAAAGGTGTAGCTGTGGAAGAAATCCGCGTCGATAGCCAACCGCATTTGCGTCAGGAAATGATGACCAAAAGCGGTCAGCGCACAGTGCCGCAGATCTGGATCGGCGATACGCATGTCGGCGGTTTTACCGATCTCTGGGCGTTGGATAAAGCGGGTAAATTGGATCCATTGCTGGCGCAGCCCTGA
- a CDS encoding diacylglycerol kinase, with protein sequence MRNKFLNTGQPGFHPLRKICIVIRGLKFAVLSDFSVAYKLVLSIVVLAACIAFRDWIDVAAVLIATAVMIIAEILNTAIEALCDFIEPEKNPRIGMIKDIAAAAVGISILLWLIVLVVESYAVVNHLIV encoded by the coding sequence ATGAGAAATAAATTTCTTAATACTGGCCAGCCCGGCTTTCATCCATTGCGAAAAATTTGCATTGTTATACGCGGGCTAAAATTTGCCGTGCTATCTGATTTTTCTGTTGCTTACAAACTTGTTTTATCAATTGTTGTACTGGCTGCTTGTATCGCTTTCAGGGATTGGATCGATGTGGCTGCAGTATTAATAGCAACGGCGGTCATGATAATTGCTGAAATATTGAATACGGCAATAGAGGCGCTATGTGATTTTATTGAGCCTGAGAAAAACCCGCGTATAGGGATGATCAAAGACATCGCCGCGGCAGCTGTGGGTATCAGTATTTTGTTGTGGCTAATTGTATTGGTGGTAGAGTCTTACGCGGTCGTGAATCATCTGATCGTTTAG
- the rph gene encoding ribonuclease PH, whose protein sequence is MQRPSGRTPGQLRPIRITRHYTKHAEGSVLVEFGDTKVICTASVVNSVPPFLRGQGQGWLTAEYGMLPRSTGTRMDREAARGKQQGRTVEIQRLIGRSLRAAVDLAALGENTIHIDCDVIQADGGTRTASITGAWVALADAISFLKAQGKVTGEPLKRAIASISVGIYQGVPVLDLDYPEDSSADTDMNVVMGDDGGIIEIQGTAEAEPFTEAEFAAMLGLAKQGIAQLHELQKQALLGDEK, encoded by the coding sequence ATGCAACGTCCCAGCGGCCGCACTCCAGGCCAATTACGCCCCATCCGTATCACCCGTCATTACACCAAACACGCCGAAGGCTCGGTATTGGTGGAGTTTGGCGATACCAAAGTGATCTGCACCGCGAGCGTGGTCAATTCGGTACCGCCTTTTTTGCGCGGGCAAGGACAAGGGTGGTTGACCGCGGAATACGGCATGTTGCCCCGCTCTACCGGCACCCGGATGGATCGCGAAGCTGCGCGCGGCAAGCAGCAGGGGCGCACCGTGGAAATCCAGCGCTTGATCGGTCGCTCATTACGTGCGGCGGTTGATCTGGCAGCCTTGGGTGAAAACACCATACACATCGATTGTGACGTTATTCAGGCAGATGGCGGTACCCGCACGGCCTCCATCACCGGTGCCTGGGTCGCCTTGGCCGATGCGATTAGCTTCCTCAAAGCCCAAGGCAAAGTCACCGGTGAACCGCTCAAGCGCGCGATTGCTTCTATTTCTGTAGGGATTTATCAAGGCGTACCGGTATTGGATTTGGACTACCCCGAGGATTCATCGGCCGATACCGATATGAATGTCGTAATGGGTGATGACGGCGGCATTATTGAAATTCAGGGCACCGCGGAAGCAGAGCCTTTTACGGAAGCCGAATTTGCGGCGATGTTAGGTCTGGCTAAACAGGGAATCGCGCAATTGCATGAGTTGCAAAAGCAGGCGTTACTTGGCGATGAGAAATAA
- a CDS encoding divergent polysaccharide deacetylase family protein, giving the protein MPKQIAYLTAFGFILFACIANATALNQGPASESNTDRGRLAIIIDDIGYNLTLGRRTADLPGNFTLAVLPFTPHGAELAKRAHKRGKEIMLHAPMSNHHDYPLGRGGLTGTMKRAEFLAVLRQNLASVPYIRGVNNHMGSRLTEQAEPMRWLMDELQQRHLYFVDSRTSAKTQALAMAERIRLPSRKRDVFLDDERSSGAIRQQLINALQRARQQGSAIAIGHPYPETLALLEQISPLLEQYQVQLVAASQLMPAHQHPITKTFSCLAPPMSLWPQLHMPADPFAIDYPFNNDH; this is encoded by the coding sequence ATGCCGAAGCAGATTGCCTATCTCACTGCCTTCGGCTTTATTCTGTTCGCCTGCATCGCGAATGCCACCGCCCTGAACCAAGGGCCCGCATCTGAAAGCAACACTGATCGCGGGCGGTTAGCCATCATCATCGATGACATTGGCTACAATCTCACGCTCGGGCGGCGCACCGCCGATTTGCCCGGCAATTTCACCCTCGCGGTTTTACCCTTTACCCCCCATGGCGCGGAGCTCGCCAAGCGCGCGCACAAACGCGGCAAAGAAATTATGCTGCACGCCCCCATGAGCAACCACCACGATTACCCTTTAGGCCGCGGCGGGCTGACAGGCACGATGAAACGCGCCGAGTTTCTCGCCGTACTGCGCCAGAATCTCGCCAGCGTTCCCTATATCAGAGGGGTCAATAATCATATGGGGAGCAGACTCACCGAGCAGGCCGAACCCATGCGCTGGCTGATGGATGAGCTTCAGCAGCGCCATTTATATTTTGTAGACAGCCGCACCAGCGCCAAAACCCAAGCCTTGGCGATGGCGGAACGCATCCGCTTGCCCAGCCGTAAGCGCGATGTTTTTCTGGATGATGAGCGCAGCAGCGGCGCAATTCGCCAGCAACTGATCAATGCCCTGCAGCGCGCCCGACAGCAGGGCTCCGCTATTGCCATCGGCCATCCTTACCCGGAAACCCTTGCGTTACTTGAGCAAATATCGCCACTGCTGGAGCAATACCAGGTACAGCTGGTAGCCGCCTCGCAATTGATGCCCGCTCATCAACACCCCATCACAAAGACATTTAGCTGTCTTGCTCCACCCATGAGTTTGTGGCCACAGCTCCATATGCCAGCAGATCCGTTCGCCATAGACTATCCTTTCAATAATGATCATTAA
- a CDS encoding Ppx/GppA phosphatase family protein, with protein MFNLSSTNRHASHIAAIDLGSNSFHMIVAQWDNGQLNLLDRLREPVRMGFGLQEDGGLSDDARDRALACLERFGECLRAYPSRSVRIVGTKTLRSINDSRQFLIEAEKRLGHPVEIISGDEEARLIYIGVAHDIAPDGDNRIVMDIGGGSTEVIIGKGMQPILKESLNMGCIAITKKFFSEGKVTEKSVTKALIACLQELQPVKDEFLQSGWSQVLGASGSIKAVAKVCQANGWSDGTITLESLEKIISLYLQHGKLDAQIDGLSDDRKPVFLGGVIVLSALFDALELKQMVAAEWALREGLLFDQKGRLENHDIRQASVDALAARFHVNMEKAIAVEKTALGLLQQVAAGWHLTADDANKLLGWAARLYLVGLDIAHNDYHKHSAYIVQNVDLAGCSRAEQTQLAALVLAHRKRFPAKNFPLDNTNLVRLAILLRLAAICHRGRIKDGLPALKLKCDGKKITLHVPGKWIETHPLTQADLETEQRYLSDIDYELLLIAD; from the coding sequence ATGTTCAATCTCTCCAGCACCAACCGTCACGCCAGCCACATTGCAGCGATTGATCTTGGCTCCAACAGTTTTCACATGATTGTTGCCCAATGGGATAACGGGCAGCTCAATTTGCTCGATCGTTTGCGCGAGCCTGTGCGTATGGGGTTTGGCCTGCAAGAAGATGGCGGTTTGAGCGACGATGCACGCGATCGCGCGCTTGCGTGTCTTGAGCGTTTTGGTGAATGCCTGCGCGCCTATCCATCGCGCAGTGTGCGTATTGTCGGCACTAAAACCCTGCGCAGTATTAATGATTCGCGCCAGTTTTTAATCGAAGCCGAAAAACGTCTTGGCCACCCTGTTGAAATTATTTCCGGCGATGAAGAGGCGCGCCTGATTTACATTGGCGTTGCACACGATATCGCCCCCGATGGTGACAACCGTATTGTGATGGATATTGGCGGTGGCAGTACGGAAGTCATTATTGGCAAAGGCATGCAGCCAATATTGAAAGAAAGTTTAAACATGGGCTGCATTGCCATCACCAAAAAATTTTTTAGTGAGGGAAAGGTTACTGAAAAATCAGTCACCAAAGCATTGATTGCCTGCCTGCAAGAATTGCAGCCAGTAAAAGATGAATTTTTACAATCAGGTTGGTCGCAAGTGTTAGGTGCATCCGGCAGTATCAAAGCGGTTGCTAAAGTATGCCAAGCCAATGGTTGGAGCGATGGCACTATCACACTCGAATCACTTGAAAAAATTATTTCTCTTTATTTGCAACACGGCAAACTGGATGCGCAAATTGACGGCTTATCGGATGATCGCAAACCGGTTTTTCTCGGCGGCGTGATTGTATTAAGTGCACTGTTTGATGCACTGGAATTAAAACAGATGGTTGCCGCCGAGTGGGCGCTACGTGAAGGTTTATTGTTTGACCAGAAAGGCCGTTTGGAGAATCACGATATACGCCAGGCCAGTGTCGATGCCCTCGCTGCGCGCTTCCATGTGAATATGGAAAAAGCCATTGCCGTCGAAAAAACGGCATTGGGTTTGTTGCAGCAAGTCGCAGCGGGTTGGCACTTAACAGCCGATGATGCCAATAAATTATTGGGTTGGGCTGCGCGGTTGTATTTGGTCGGATTGGATATTGCCCATAACGATTACCACAAGCACTCTGCGTACATCGTACAAAATGTGGATCTCGCCGGCTGTTCCCGCGCAGAGCAAACGCAACTTGCCGCCTTGGTACTGGCGCATCGCAAACGTTTTCCTGCAAAAAATTTCCCGCTCGACAACACGAATTTGGTGCGCTTGGCGATTTTGTTACGCCTTGCCGCGATTTGTCATCGCGGCCGCATTAAAGATGGTTTGCCTGCTCTAAAATTAAAATGCGACGGCAAAAAAATAACACTTCATGTGCCGGGAAAATGGATAGAGACGCATCCATTGACACAAGCTGATTTGGAAACCGAACAACGTTATTTGAGTGATATAGATTATGAGTTGCTGCTGATAGCAGATTAA
- the secB gene encoding protein-export chaperone SecB yields MSEENNQQDAGQAAGSNPVFAIQRIYLKDISFETPMGPEAFTKAYKPNIQQDLNIQANQIEEGLFEVVLLLTITARIEDRAVFLVEVKQAGLFAISGIEGPAVTQLINTACPQILFPYAREAVDSILGRGSFPPLMLAPINFDAVFVQAITAAQQQAQAQAQAEKPETVN; encoded by the coding sequence ATGTCTGAAGAAAATAACCAACAAGACGCTGGCCAGGCAGCTGGCAGCAATCCGGTATTTGCTATCCAACGTATTTATTTGAAAGATATTTCTTTCGAAACCCCAATGGGGCCCGAAGCGTTTACCAAAGCGTACAAACCTAATATCCAGCAGGATTTGAACATCCAAGCTAACCAGATTGAAGAAGGTTTGTTTGAAGTGGTGTTGCTGCTTACTATCACTGCGCGCATTGAAGATCGCGCGGTATTTTTGGTGGAAGTGAAGCAAGCCGGTTTGTTTGCGATTTCCGGTATTGAAGGCCCGGCAGTGACCCAGTTGATCAACACTGCATGCCCACAAATCTTGTTTCCCTACGCGCGTGAAGCGGTAGACAGTATTCTCGGTCGCGGCAGCTTCCCTCCATTAATGCTGGCACCCATTAATTTTGATGCAGTATTTGTTCAGGCGATTACCGCCGCGCAACAACAAGCCCAGGCACAAGCGCAAGCTGAAAAGCCTGAAACTGTAAATTAA